The proteins below are encoded in one region of Halalkalicoccus jeotgali B3:
- a CDS encoding baseplate J/gp47 family protein, translating into MSAIPDNEGFGITDLFSEYGVTRQGFQRPPVDHIWEVFVREAEDRFGKQITAVSEAELQYVEMAVLWTYTYFETLEALYYAGYYSHARDAQLDYLLEIVGFRRLERREATGEVAFTAANGTVSNDRLIQARTRVATRADEETEEIIFETTEPVTLREGESEVRQVPIRAVDPLDQTADLDDDQIGAATNVDAGTIERIIDPILGVGEVTNPLPTGGSGERADGTPYNFVSGRDRETDTQFRRRYEASLAFGGRATVDALEASIRNGGNGEIVQSVTVQEELPIVDNGDGTYSGRQFRPIVALEEDTPPARDEVIQAIYETRAGGIQSVGEYSGVATQATGEDYGDGLAFDPAEKIQIYVSAELETTDQFPYDGIDQLVENIVSRIGGELNGERYRGTEIGEDVYYHWILGDILDDSVPGWNEYNYIHIGTDPSPTGTSSVAIGDAELAVTGPDNITIQTV; encoded by the coding sequence GTGAGCGCGATCCCTGACAACGAAGGCTTCGGAATCACCGACCTCTTCAGTGAGTACGGCGTTACGCGGCAGGGCTTCCAGCGCCCTCCGGTCGATCACATCTGGGAAGTGTTCGTCCGGGAAGCCGAGGACCGCTTCGGCAAGCAGATCACCGCCGTCTCCGAGGCCGAGCTGCAGTACGTCGAGATGGCGGTGCTGTGGACGTACACCTATTTCGAGACCTTGGAGGCGCTCTATTATGCGGGATACTACTCGCATGCTCGGGATGCTCAACTCGACTACCTTCTCGAGATCGTTGGGTTCCGCCGACTCGAACGCCGCGAGGCGACCGGCGAGGTGGCGTTCACCGCCGCCAACGGCACGGTGTCGAACGATCGGCTGATCCAGGCCCGAACGCGCGTCGCGACGCGCGCCGACGAGGAGACTGAGGAGATCATCTTCGAGACGACCGAGCCCGTGACGCTTCGCGAGGGCGAGTCAGAAGTCAGACAGGTCCCGATCCGGGCCGTCGACCCGCTCGATCAGACGGCGGATCTCGACGACGACCAGATCGGCGCTGCGACGAACGTCGACGCGGGGACGATCGAGCGCATTATCGATCCGATTCTCGGCGTTGGTGAGGTCACGAACCCACTTCCGACTGGCGGGTCGGGCGAACGCGCGGATGGCACTCCGTACAACTTCGTATCCGGTCGCGATCGCGAGACCGACACGCAGTTCCGCCGGCGATATGAGGCAAGCCTGGCGTTCGGCGGCCGGGCGACGGTCGACGCACTCGAGGCGTCGATTCGAAACGGCGGTAATGGCGAGATCGTCCAGAGCGTCACCGTCCAGGAGGAGCTCCCGATCGTCGACAACGGTGACGGGACCTACTCGGGTCGACAGTTCAGGCCGATCGTCGCCCTCGAAGAGGATACCCCGCCGGCACGTGATGAGGTAATCCAGGCGATTTACGAGACGCGGGCTGGCGGTATCCAGTCAGTCGGCGAGTACAGCGGCGTCGCGACGCAGGCGACCGGCGAGGACTACGGCGACGGGCTGGCGTTCGACCCTGCAGAGAAGATTCAGATCTACGTCAGCGCGGAGTTAGAGACGACCGACCAGTTCCCGTACGACGGGATCGACCAGCTCGTCGAGAACATCGTCAGCCGGATCGGCGGGGAGCTAAACGGCGAGCGCTATCGGGGGACTGAGATCGGTGAGGACGTCTACTATCACTGGATACTGGGGGACATCCTCGACGACTCCGTTCCGGGCTGGAACGAGTACAACTACATCCACATCGGAACGGACCCCTCTCCGACGGGGACCTCCTCAGTGGCGATCGGTGACGCCGAACTCGCCGTGACAGGGCCCGATAATATCACGATCCAGACGGTGTAA